A window of the Emys orbicularis isolate rEmyOrb1 chromosome 1, rEmyOrb1.hap1, whole genome shotgun sequence genome harbors these coding sequences:
- the LOC135874156 gene encoding T-cell receptor-associated transmembrane adapter 1, whose translation MEFECHFSIWGLLAFMTMGLIVSLVINISYCIANKQKGYTYRDYQEYNPSYDDDYTEECPVYGNLNQEILDECCYEQMKAHPRRHANEVKVDVESQMCYASLDHSIKEKHRKPRKKKAPPLEVNEEEMPSKNSTLASQTSIYLNSDQLAAENKPTEEAIHDDPIRLFGLIHAT comes from the exons ATGGAGTTTGAATGCCACTTTTCAATCTGGGGACTTCTAGCCTTTATGACTATGGGTCTGATTGTTTCATTGGTCATAAATATTTCATACTGCATAGCAAACAAGCAAAAAG gtTACACGTACAGAGACTATCAAGAATATAATCCAAG CTATGATGATGATTATACTGAAGAATGCCCAGTTTATGGCAACCTCAATCAGGAAATTTTAG ATGAATGTTGCTATGAACAAATGAAGGCCCATCCTCGGAGACACGCTAATGAAGTAAAG GTGGATGTTGAAAGTCAGATGTGCTATGCCTCCCTCGATCACAGCATCAAGGAAAAACACAGGAAGCCTAGGAAAAAGAAAGCTCCTCCGTTAGAAGTGAATGAAGAAGAGATGCCATCTAAAAACAGCACCCTGGCTTCCCAAACTAGCATTTATCTCAACAGTGACCAGCTGGCCGCTGAAAATAAACCAACAGAGGAAGCCATTCATGATGACCCTATCAGACTGTTTGGCTTGATTCATGCAACATAG